In one Thermococcus sp. 2319x1 genomic region, the following are encoded:
- a CDS encoding LAGLIDADG family homing endonuclease: MDKGEMIERFVKFLREYTDDSGNKVYLDEIRDVLTVVPRRYIAINWEHLNAFDPELAGELIDNPEEVILAAEDALQIILQEDFFRKEPFLIHARFHGLPKSYLVKELGSEHINKFIQVEGIITRMTEVKPFVSRAVYICKDCGHEMVRLQKPYANLIRPNKCEACGSRNVELDVDKSTFLNFQSFRLQDRPESLKGGQMPRFVDVILLDDLVDIALPGDRVVITGILRVVLEQKDKRPIFRKIIEANYVEQLSKEIEELEITPEDEQKIKELAKRKDIVDVIVDSIAPAIYGMKKEKLGIALALFGGNTKQLPDGTRLRGESHVLLVGDPGVAKSQILRYVANLAPRAIYTSGKSSSAAGLCVAPDSLIITENGTWELGKLTEDWIKDVGAIKYSEGIYYAPYLGESFSFSEGKIKKSPMSKVWKLKSPRELIMLKTNTGKEVITTPETQLLVFKDGSFKWKKSEDIQQGDYVVTLRKIEVEEKPLYVIEMLQDLDELVLYGIKEDVKRLIEKIRKEKAITKRELAKIFGVNENNHNWVNERARGNITMKHLKKLVELAEVPLSSIHPREVALQDGKRIRIPKLLDEKFAYFAGLIAGDGYVSQAGGVSVRFSNRSSEMRRKFKELAEYLFGIEVKENAQGDGVSAVHFHSKVVAHLLKKLGVPLSPKSEKVDIPPELFAAPKEVLAAYLRGVFDCNGTVVLRNKGSSYIEFDTPSEKLAKKIQLALLRFGVVSHLRKRNRKGYVSEINGRRVVSKHDRWELRIYGENIIHFAREIGFEHPEKKARLEELVRKLRASKRDTNIDVIPGIGGLLRKIRTFYGMGIEETYGTKFGSAIEHGRPISRRLLKRVLENLEKADIERVPVELPNELRVRIGEVMEPKEIGLKREEFYELFKRKRSRKINYALLVKVARALAERDEKVYRELVWILSDVTAEEIEIREKIEFLRKLANSELLFERVRESKRIKSLYEYVYDITVEGSHSFIANGFVVHNTAAAVRDELTGSWVLEAGVLVLADMGIALIDEIDKMSDRDRSSIHEALEQQTVSISKAGITATLNARTTVIAAANPKYGRFNRMKSLPEQVDLPPTLLSRFDLIFVLLDEPDEKLDSEIAEHILKVRKGEAEAVAPKIPHELLKKYIAYARKNIKPVLSKEAMEEIKRYYVKMRRTIGRGGNEEGIKPIPITARQLEALIRLSEAHAKMRLSEIVTKEDARAAIELMEYTLRKTAMDEEGNIDVSILEVGKSSKKINKMDRILSIIKELQELEDYGAPKEEIIKEASKYGIGKSEVEKILEELKANSMIYEPRSGYYKVL; the protein is encoded by the coding sequence ATGGACAAAGGGGAGATGATAGAGAGATTTGTGAAGTTTCTCAGAGAATATACCGATGACAGCGGGAACAAGGTTTATTTAGATGAAATAAGGGATGTGCTGACAGTTGTTCCTAGGAGATATATTGCAATAAACTGGGAACATTTGAACGCCTTTGATCCCGAACTCGCTGGAGAGCTTATAGACAATCCCGAAGAAGTTATCCTTGCGGCTGAAGATGCTCTTCAAATAATCCTGCAGGAGGATTTCTTTAGGAAGGAACCTTTTCTGATTCATGCCCGTTTTCATGGTCTGCCAAAGAGCTACCTTGTGAAGGAGCTCGGGAGTGAGCATATAAACAAATTCATCCAAGTTGAGGGAATAATAACAAGGATGACCGAGGTAAAGCCCTTCGTTTCCAGGGCGGTTTACATCTGCAAAGATTGCGGACATGAGATGGTGAGACTTCAAAAACCGTATGCGAATTTAATCAGGCCCAACAAATGTGAAGCCTGTGGAAGCAGGAACGTTGAGCTTGACGTTGATAAGAGCACTTTTCTAAACTTTCAGAGTTTTAGACTCCAAGACAGGCCTGAGAGCCTTAAGGGTGGACAAATGCCCCGTTTTGTTGACGTGATTTTGCTTGACGATCTCGTGGATATTGCCCTTCCGGGAGATAGAGTGGTTATAACCGGAATTCTGAGAGTTGTTTTAGAGCAGAAGGATAAGAGACCAATATTCCGGAAGATAATAGAGGCAAACTATGTGGAACAGTTAAGCAAGGAAATAGAAGAGCTTGAAATAACTCCGGAGGATGAGCAGAAGATTAAGGAGCTTGCAAAAAGGAAGGACATCGTTGATGTAATAGTTGACTCAATTGCTCCCGCCATTTATGGAATGAAAAAGGAAAAACTCGGAATTGCCCTGGCATTATTTGGGGGGAACACGAAGCAACTTCCAGATGGGACAAGACTAAGAGGAGAGAGCCACGTTCTACTTGTAGGAGACCCTGGAGTAGCCAAATCTCAAATACTCCGTTATGTGGCGAATTTAGCGCCGAGGGCTATTTATACCAGTGGGAAGAGCTCGAGCGCCGCTGGTCTGTGTGTTGCCCCAGACTCCCTCATAATAACAGAAAACGGCACATGGGAGCTTGGAAAGCTCACTGAAGACTGGATTAAAGACGTAGGGGCAATTAAATACTCCGAGGGTATTTATTACGCCCCCTATCTCGGAGAGAGCTTTTCGTTCAGCGAAGGAAAAATCAAGAAATCGCCAATGAGCAAGGTGTGGAAACTAAAATCTCCGAGAGAGCTTATCATGTTAAAAACAAACACAGGAAAAGAGGTTATAACAACTCCCGAGACCCAATTGCTGGTGTTCAAAGATGGCAGCTTCAAGTGGAAGAAATCTGAAGATATTCAGCAAGGGGATTATGTGGTAACACTTAGAAAGATCGAAGTTGAAGAGAAACCGCTTTATGTTATCGAAATGCTCCAAGATCTTGATGAGCTCGTTTTGTATGGGATTAAGGAGGATGTAAAAAGGTTAATTGAGAAAATAAGAAAAGAAAAAGCCATAACAAAGAGAGAACTTGCAAAAATTTTTGGGGTAAACGAGAATAATCATAACTGGGTGAATGAGAGAGCAAGGGGCAATATTACCATGAAACACCTGAAGAAGCTCGTTGAGCTTGCAGAAGTGCCGCTTTCATCAATTCATCCCAGAGAGGTTGCTCTTCAAGATGGAAAAAGAATCAGAATACCCAAACTCCTTGATGAGAAGTTTGCTTATTTTGCTGGACTAATTGCGGGAGATGGGTACGTATCCCAAGCTGGGGGAGTTTCTGTGAGATTCTCTAACAGGAGCAGCGAAATGAGAAGAAAATTCAAGGAACTCGCTGAGTATCTTTTTGGAATAGAGGTTAAGGAGAATGCGCAAGGGGACGGAGTTTCGGCAGTACACTTTCATTCAAAGGTAGTTGCTCATCTTCTCAAAAAGCTGGGCGTTCCACTTTCACCAAAGTCTGAAAAGGTGGATATTCCCCCGGAACTCTTTGCAGCACCAAAAGAAGTCTTAGCTGCCTATCTTAGGGGAGTCTTCGATTGTAACGGAACGGTTGTTCTAAGAAATAAAGGGTCGTCATACATAGAATTCGATACCCCAAGTGAAAAGCTTGCTAAAAAGATTCAGCTGGCACTTCTTCGCTTTGGTGTAGTCTCCCACTTAAGGAAGAGAAACAGAAAGGGATATGTTAGTGAGATAAACGGAAGAAGAGTTGTTTCTAAACACGATAGATGGGAGCTCAGGATATATGGTGAAAACATCATTCACTTTGCGAGGGAAATTGGGTTTGAACATCCCGAGAAGAAAGCCCGCCTTGAAGAGCTGGTCAGAAAGCTAAGAGCCTCAAAAAGAGATACCAACATCGACGTTATTCCTGGTATCGGGGGCTTGCTCCGGAAGATAAGAACCTTCTATGGAATGGGCATTGAAGAAACCTACGGCACAAAATTTGGTTCTGCCATTGAGCATGGGCGTCCAATATCAAGAAGACTCCTCAAAAGGGTTCTTGAGAACCTTGAGAAAGCTGATATCGAAAGAGTTCCCGTTGAACTGCCCAATGAGCTCAGAGTTAGAATTGGCGAAGTTATGGAACCAAAAGAAATCGGGCTTAAGAGGGAGGAGTTCTACGAGCTGTTCAAGAGGAAGAGAAGTAGAAAAATAAATTACGCACTTCTTGTTAAAGTTGCAAGAGCTCTTGCAGAGAGAGATGAAAAAGTGTACAGAGAGCTTGTTTGGATTTTAAGCGACGTGACTGCAGAGGAAATTGAGATACGTGAGAAAATTGAGTTCCTCAGAAAGCTTGCCAACTCGGAGTTGCTCTTTGAGAGAGTCAGGGAGAGCAAGAGAATAAAAAGTCTTTACGAATACGTCTATGATATCACCGTTGAAGGTTCTCACAGCTTTATTGCCAACGGATTCGTAGTCCACAATACAGCCGCCGCAGTGCGCGATGAACTAACCGGCTCTTGGGTTTTGGAGGCTGGAGTTCTTGTTTTAGCCGATATGGGGATTGCACTCATTGACGAGATAGACAAGATGAGTGATAGAGATAGGAGTTCCATACACGAAGCCCTTGAGCAGCAAACTGTTAGCATATCAAAGGCTGGGATTACGGCAACACTGAATGCAAGAACTACGGTTATAGCTGCCGCCAATCCCAAATATGGGAGGTTTAACAGGATGAAATCCCTTCCGGAGCAGGTGGATTTGCCCCCAACACTCCTAAGCAGGTTTGACCTCATATTTGTTCTTCTCGATGAGCCCGATGAAAAACTTGACTCTGAGATAGCCGAGCACATACTTAAGGTCAGGAAGGGCGAGGCAGAGGCAGTTGCTCCAAAGATACCGCATGAGCTTCTCAAAAAGTACATAGCCTATGCAAGAAAGAACATCAAACCAGTGCTCAGTAAAGAGGCAATGGAAGAAATCAAGCGGTACTACGTTAAGATGAGAAGGACAATAGGGAGAGGAGGTAATGAAGAAGGCATCAAGCCTATTCCAATCACTGCAAGACAGCTTGAGGCCCTTATAAGGCTTAGCGAAGCCCATGCAAAAATGAGACTGAGCGAGATTGTC